From Brassica oleracea var. oleracea cultivar TO1000 chromosome C3, BOL, whole genome shotgun sequence, a single genomic window includes:
- the LOC106328294 gene encoding protein phosphatase inhibitor 2-like isoform X1, which yields MTDPKKGRVQWDEANIVEIESNKPVRQKITEPKTPYHPMIHDDDDDDYDDDGSLSPRGGRSFDECVDDMQRAEELKNARFTSQGSGSGGGGWSSAEDEEADPVDQDNEGLEGEKNERFSELRRVHYDEFHKVKELRSLGSFYEEEEDEDDGASKKAETTTSPHSERGVTKEVEAAEKSSS from the exons ATGACTGATCCAAAGAA GGGGCGTGTACAATGGGATGAAGCTAATATTGTGGAGATTGAATCTAACAAGCCTGTTAGGCAGAAGATCACTGAGCCAAAGACTCCTTACCACCCCATGATTCACGATGATGATGATGATGATTATGATGATGATG GTTCTCTATCTCCTAGAGGAGGAAGATCGTTTGACGAATGCGTTGATGATATGCAACGTGCGGAAGAATTGAAGAATGCTAGGTTTACTAGCCAGGGGTCTGGCTCTGGTGGTGGCGGCTGGAGCTCGGCTGAGGATGAAGAAGCAGATCCAGTGGATCAAGATAATGAAG GTTTGGAAGGTGAGAAAAATGAGAGGTTCAGTGAACTCAGAAGAGTACATTACGATGAGTTCCACAAGGTGAAGGAACTGAGATCCCTAGGGTCCTTCTACGAAGAAGAAGAGGACGAGGATGATGGCGCGAGTAAAAAAGCAGAGACAACAACCTCACCACACAGCGAACGCGGCGTTACCAAAGAGGTAGAAGCAGCGGAGAAGTCATCTTCATAA
- the LOC106328294 gene encoding protein phosphatase inhibitor 2-like isoform X2 → MKGRVQWDEANIVEIESNKPVRQKITEPKTPYHPMIHDDDDDDYDDDGSLSPRGGRSFDECVDDMQRAEELKNARFTSQGSGSGGGGWSSAEDEEADPVDQDNEGLEGEKNERFSELRRVHYDEFHKVKELRSLGSFYEEEEDEDDGASKKAETTTSPHSERGVTKEVEAAEKSSS, encoded by the exons ATGAA GGGGCGTGTACAATGGGATGAAGCTAATATTGTGGAGATTGAATCTAACAAGCCTGTTAGGCAGAAGATCACTGAGCCAAAGACTCCTTACCACCCCATGATTCACGATGATGATGATGATGATTATGATGATGATG GTTCTCTATCTCCTAGAGGAGGAAGATCGTTTGACGAATGCGTTGATGATATGCAACGTGCGGAAGAATTGAAGAATGCTAGGTTTACTAGCCAGGGGTCTGGCTCTGGTGGTGGCGGCTGGAGCTCGGCTGAGGATGAAGAAGCAGATCCAGTGGATCAAGATAATGAAG GTTTGGAAGGTGAGAAAAATGAGAGGTTCAGTGAACTCAGAAGAGTACATTACGATGAGTTCCACAAGGTGAAGGAACTGAGATCCCTAGGGTCCTTCTACGAAGAAGAAGAGGACGAGGATGATGGCGCGAGTAAAAAAGCAGAGACAACAACCTCACCACACAGCGAACGCGGCGTTACCAAAGAGGTAGAAGCAGCGGAGAAGTCATCTTCATAA
- the LOC106328293 gene encoding 3-hexulose-6-phosphate isomerase has product MANEKRHEMSRLSSQICNQISSVFSNPTDPHPPPLDLLVTELAGVSRRGARVFLHGVGREGLMLKAFAMRLFHLGLSSHLVSDMTTPPISSPDFLIASAGPGGFSTVDAICSVAKAAGAKVVLITAQPETGSCVKHATDVCYVPAQTMASDGEGATEKGERPLLPMGSVYEGALFVLFEMVVYKLGEVLGESPESIRCRHTNLE; this is encoded by the coding sequence ATGGCGAACGAGAAACGCCACGAAATGTCGAGACTATCCTCTCAAATCTGCAACCAGATCTCCTCCGTCTTCTCTAACCCCACCGATCCACACCCACCGCCTTTGGATCTCCTCGTGACGGAGCTCGCCGGAGTCTCCCGCCGCGGCGCTCGCGTCTTCCTCCACGGCGTCGGACGCGAAGGCCTCATGCTCAAAGCCTTCGCGATGCGTCTCTTCCACCTCGGCCTCTCCTCTCACTTGGTCTCCGACATGACCACGCCTCCGATCTCGTCTCCCGATTTCCTCATCGCCTCCGCCGGTCCCGGAGGATTCTCCACCGTCGACGCGATTTGCTCCGTCGCGAAAGCTGCCGGCGCTAAGGTTGTGCTCATCACCGCGCAGCCGGAGACTGGTTCTTGTGTGAAACACGCGACGGATGTTTGTTATGTTCCGGCGCAGACGATGGCGAGTGACGGCGAAGGTGCGACGGAGAAGGGAGAGAGGCCGTTGTTGCCGATGGGGAGTGTGTACGAAGGAGCGTTGTTCGTGTTGTTCGAGATGGTTGTTTACAAACTGGGTGAGGTTTTGGGCGAGTCCCCTGAGTCAATACGGTGTCGTCACACCAATCTGGAGTAG
- the LOC106328295 gene encoding protein 108, which produces MASSSSSSKSSLAMIMKVAALVALVLVATDVDGQSCNRHLSGLNVCGEFVVPGADKTNPSAECCSALEAVPSECLCNTMRIASRLPTRCSIPTLSCS; this is translated from the coding sequence ATGGCATCATCCTCCAGCTCTTCCAAGTCTTCATTGGCCATGATCATGAAGGTGGCCGCGCTGGTGGCACTGGTTTTGGTGGCGACTGATGTGGACGGACAGAGCTGCAATAGGCACTTGAGTGGACTGAACGTGTGTGGTGAGTTTGTCGTTCCTGGAGCCGACAAGACAAACCCGAGTGCCGAGTGTTGCAGCGCTCTCGAGGCAGTGCCGAGCGAATGCCTTTGCAACACGATGCGCATTGCCTCTAGGCTCCCCACTCGCTGCAGCATCCCTACACTCTCATGCAGCTGA